From the genome of Patescibacteria group bacterium:
ATCCAGCCAAAACCGCCAGCATCATAAACAGCTTTCTTCTGTAATTCTATCATTCGGGCATTATAATTAGCGCCAATATCAAAATCCTGAAGCCATGGCCTTATTTTCGCTGCTGAAGAAATACTAGCCAATCTTTCATTTCCGATTTTTACTGCATCATAAATTATTTCATAAGGATGCTCGGCTGGATTTTCAAAACCCAAGAACCCCGGAGGATAATGAGAAGGATAAACCATTGGGCAGATATAATCAAAATAAGGAGCAGCATTTTCCAGCCATTGTCCGATATTTAAATCATTGGTGCTAATAAGGGTTAATCCGAATAAATCAGCTGAAATCGGAATGCCTGTTGGTTTTAATTTCTGACTGATATATTCAAAAAATTGCCTGATAATTTCTTCTTTCTGGGTTCTGTAATCCCAAAACGGATAAACAATATTTGTAGTATTGCCATCAGACGGAAAACGAATGTAGTCAAAATTAATTTCATCAAAACCGACTTTTATCGCTTCTTTGGCAATTTCCAGATTATAATCCCAAACTTCCTGCGATGCCGGATCTACCCAAGTCAAACCATTATTATTCTCCCATAAACCGCCTCCTGGCCCCTTTAAGGCCAAATCAGTTCTTTCTCTTGCTAAATAATTATCTTCAAAAACCGCAATTCTAGCAATAACATAAATTCCTTGATCGTGGATTTTTTTAATCAACTCCTTAATGTTCTTTATATAAATCTTTTCTGAACCGATTTTATCTATTATTTCGTTATCAGTATCAAAAGGCACACGACCAGTGCAATCTTTTACATCAATTACCAGCGC
Proteins encoded in this window:
- a CDS encoding putative glycoside hydrolase — its product is MQKDKIFLFLILVVIIVVIFGFDLSSSIFEKWGLSNDTAIKNFPVLAKGIYVTFRTAGNYRIDEILELAKKTELNALVIDVKDCTGRVPFDTDNEIIDKIGSEKIYIKNIKELIKKIHDQGIYVIARIAVFEDNYLARERTDLALKGPGGGLWENNNGLTWVDPASQEVWDYNLEIAKEAIKVGFDEINFDYIRFPSDGNTTNIVYPFWDYRTQKEEIIRQFFEYISQKLKPTGIPISADLFGLTLISTNDLNIGQWLENAAPYFDYICPMVYPSHYPPGFLGFENPAEHPYEIIYDAVKIGNERLASISSAAKIRPWLQDFDIGANYNARMIELQKKAVYDAGGFGWILWNPKNIYTEDGLDLDETEDLQK